In Solanum lycopersicum chromosome 3, SLM_r2.1, the genomic stretch ctaattttgttgtttctttttctagcattaagtataagttatttcctattttcttgtatcttcttcctaaatttgaaaatactatttttattatcattccatcttggttttcatatgttttttcgtctactgcaaattcttctttatttattatgatctatgtattatattatgttgtaattcatattcaagacaatctaattctaattttaacattGATATATCTTCTCTTTGTGCTAGtagtgatttattacatactcctgctaatatgttttcttctaatcttctttttctatgttgtaattcttgttctttttcaaccattatttccattatttcttctattaattgttgtttatagatttctctgttcatactgttttttcaaatggcagacatatttatattctatttttgaaattatgtttatcaattgatcttttctatcattatctgttttgactagttgtgatagttcatattctatatataaagatcttaattttttccatatttttcttacctttttatctatcttagttctttttattttagtatttttatttttattcatcataactttttatataatattttaaaaagcttacttaatttatctggatatctaatcttttttaacctgtaattcctaccatatcgccttagccaatattcagtcatatttaatctccaatatctaaatcatcatataaatcatacatatcataataaagctcatcttgtatactttgtatggttaactcagtccaaccttgggttgttatttctattatctcatatgttaataatttattataaatttctctttttatatcagtattcaaattttttagtatatagagtagtaatatcttataatcaacattatcgtctaataggtgtgtttccatttttattattttcatttttcactaaaactttattccttccaacctcttaataaattatacttgcttattatgcaaaaataataatttaataatcatctcgtctggtcactactacagctttcttctttgattagttaccctaacagcgcctcaactttgtttactcccctaaacggccttctctgcctaccggtttcaaccttaggatggcatagtctaggcatacttattcgaagaatatttctgtagcaaactttctaaagatggttattataacattattcaaacatgataaacaattataattaacaagagattttcaggaataaattaatttagctactcataaatataaaatggtatacctgtTTTTGTATATCATCtgtcatagttgatttgttTTCCATGATTATTTAATTCCTTTATCACTTTGAGAATCAGAATGACAAAAATATCCCTGTTTGCCAATTGAATGACCAATAGCAGACATGTCGAAAAGCAACTTAAACTGTCTCTTCTATATAAGAGAAATATCACAACTTTGACCAGAATTTGGACAATATAtcaactttaaattaaaaaattccaTCAAACAATATTTGGTTTGCTGTGTTGTTTTTATGAATCCAGTtgctaatattatttaaaatcctTAGTAAAATGGTTACAAGTTTTCTCTCCAACTAAACAGGTTCACTTTCCATCATACCAAAAACACCTAGATAACAAAGTTAAAACTGGAACTCATTGATACAGGGGAAGCTGAAATCTGAATTTTGAAGTAACAAACTCTTAAGTTCTTCTCAGTGTATTTTCTGAAATGAGAATTCTAATTTCTCTTCCTCGGGACGATTGACAAGGAATAGTATGTGAATGGTGGTTGGAATCATTCctctaaataaagaaaaaaaacatttcatcatataagttACACAAAGAAATCAAGTTCACATGTAGCAGAACAAAACTAAGTTTTTGCCCCTAATAAATTCATAGATAAAACCTCAAAAGATTTCATGCCCTGCGATTAGAGTGACTTTTCTCTACTTTTGAAATGTACAAGGCTAATCAGTAATGCTAGCACGGATGTTGAATCTCTCCATTCACgaagaaattaaattataccATTACTTGATCATCTACCAAATTACCTTTGATGTTGTTCACCTCTTggctttaatttctttttttcatgcATCGTTCTTGATGTTTTAACAGCTGCACATAATAAATCAGTGATATTAATCTAAttgatgattaaaaataaacagccaaaaaataagaaattaaggTAAGAATTTATATCAGGAAATTGATGGAAGACTTGTGTCCGGACATGAATGGATGTCAATGGTGTATATTTCACTCTTTggttagtataaatatataatgttgAAAAATACCTTGAAAAATATCCACATATAAATAAGATCAACTAATACAAAGGAAAAAAGCGAATTAATGCAAATTCCACACAACTAACTGGAGGCCCCAAAAGAAATTAAACAGGGAACTTTCTtctttatgaaaaataagtGATAAATCAATGCAACCTTGAAGTTCCTTTCCTATGTGTTTCAGAACCTCACTAGTTGTTGGGGTTGACTCTTATGATAGTTaatgttatgatattattgCAAGGAATGGGACTTATAGAGTCAAACCGTATGTTGTGTGTCCCACATCGGTTACATGTGAAACTGATGTGGGGCTTATATAGCCCTGGGTTCTCCCACCTTAATAGCCAGCTTTTAGGGTGTAGTTCTCCTAAGGTTGTATCAATGGTATCAGAACCACCCATCACTCTCCATGCCCACTGTACCTTGGATGGTGACGCCGGTATGGCAGTGTTTGTCCAGGGCTAGCAATGTCTAGTGCACAGCTCTTGAGGACGACGATGCGGAGCGTAGTGGTTTGTTATGATATTATTGCAAGGAATGGGACTTGAGTTCCACATCAGTTCCATTAAACTGATGTGGGGCTTATATAGCCTTGGGCTCTCCCAATTTGATAGCTATAAGATAAACTTACTAAATGAACCGCACTTCCTCCAGCAGATATGGGCGATGAAACAATGTGTTTCTCTTCACTTTTAATATGAGCTCATATATGGATCATGTAGAAGCACAAAACACCATCTAAATGATCGTAAAAAGAAGCTAGCAACAATATAATGCACCTTTGATATTCCTGACTGCATTTCTAACTTGCAATTTAAAGCAACAATCAGACAGAAAAGTATCTACTTCtattttcacttgataataTGGAAAGTAATTGCCTTTGTTTGGGATAACACTGTACCTATAGATAGGATTGGCGTGTTATGACTTATGGATGAAAATTTTGGTTTTAACATTGAAAGAATAGctatttataaatgaaaatggAAGTCTTTTATTGATCAAAGTAGTTTTGGCTGTGGATCAGTTCCtctacatgtttttttttttttgaagcaGTTTCTTTACTTGTATTTATCCTCACCTCCACCTACATTGACCAATGTTTACAGCATGCATACATGCAGCATTTTTGTTCTTAAAGTGGGCTCTGGGGTTTGGCACTCCATGTCATGTAGCTTAATACCTTGATCTATAATGCACCTGCATGATTATTACTGTTAATACCAATAGGGCGgatatacaaaaataacaaataaggGAACCAGTTATAGGCAGGAAAGGTAATAAAACAGTGGAAAgagaatgaaatgaaaaatagaattaaacaaatgaaaaaagagTGAGAGTAAAGAGCATATTGGTGTTAGAGCTTCACCATAGCAGCTCAATGAAGAATAAAAGGCAAAACAGGGAGAAGAAGAGGAACATTCATGTCCGCAACACACTCCAGTTACCTTGATCTGAATTCTAGTATGTTATCCACAAAATCTCTcttttgtttttgataaataCTAGTATATCTCTTTTATGGTTTACTTAACTTTTCTTTTCACTTTGACTATTTTGCTGTTTGTTCTGATGTTTCGTAATATACTATCTtcttaaatattaatgaattgtATATTTTGGCAGAAATGATTTTCCAGTTCAGTGTTAGATTTTACTCAAAGTGATAATGATTCTCTCTGATTCTGGTCAATTCTTCTTCATCATTAACAGATTCATCTATTGtgcagaaagaaagaaagacctGCAAATTTACATTCATAAAAGTGGTAAATTACATTCTTTAACATaaaatgatattatttaatGGTTTCTGAAAAAGTTAAACTCCAACAATGCAAATAGAGGACATTGAACATGCACTATACATCACAAATAGGGGGTATATGCCATGAATGGTACTGAATGCTAAGCACCAAAATCAGCCCACATACTGGAATTTAGTTTTTTACTTGGCACAAGATAAACATTATTTTCCTACAATCTGTATTTTCCCCTAATACGAGTAAGATGGTCCTTTGTTCACTTCACCAATAATATAAGCTAGTGAGAGGTCAATGCTAAGGAGTAGACCAGTTCATAAAGAAGACAATTCCAAACAAAGacaaagaattttttaattttaacagtACAACAATAACAAGTAAAACAGTTAGACATATTGCCACCGGAAAAGACAGGTGAATCAAGAATAGTGGACTTCAAGAGCAAACACGGACATTATAATCCTTAATCATTGAATGGGTCAGTAACAGGGACATCCAAGTACGATACAATTAGAAAGGTAATTACCTGGATGCCTGCTCTTTTTTGTTTCACTCAAAGTAAACACATTTAGAACTGGTAATCATCTTAACTTAAGCAGGAGACTGCTTTAAAGAGACTTCAAGCTTTAGACTTCCCTTTGTCAATGCTACCAGATGGAACGACTCACGATATCTCACTCAATCAGGATATATCTCTCTTTTCAGATCTTGCCAGACTTCAAGGCCTTTAGGATGAGGATTTACATAAGTCTTCATGAATAGTTTCTCTGAGCAAGCTATGATAGTGCTCAAAGACAATGTTGGGTCCACTTTTCCTTGATCTTTGAGCCAATTATACATTGAAACCCTAAGTGTGGTTCTTGGAATTGTGTAGTTCAGGTAGGATGGAAACGAAACTAAAGTAGACAGTGGAAGACCCAATTTATTcaatagaaaatcaatttttgcCTCAAGTACCTCTTTCCTTTGATTGAGTATTTGCGGATATATTTTCAGCACTGAAGCAACATGCTTTCGATTCAAACCAGCATTTACCAGACAATCAAACCTCTCTTGGAGCTCCACCCCTTTCCCTCGAAATAATTTGAGAGCTTTTTCCATTTCACTTGAGTTCTCAGCAAAACCCAAATCCAAAAGGAACTTAGTTTTCATCATTTTGGATCTCAGCTCCTCCTCAGCTATAGGTAACCGTTCAACTTTGGCTCCACGAACCAAATTCCTCAAAAATTCGGGATTCTCCTTGATCACACTACAAAGCCGCTTCTTCCCTGTATTCAGGGTAGTTAGCAAGCTTGTAGCTTTCTTCAAAACACATGAGCCTAGCAATGTAGggtatgaatgaataatatttcCAATCTCTAAGACAGGCATCTCAATTTCAATCAAGAACTGGTATCCTTGCCTCATATTGAAAACAAATGTGGATATTGGAATTTGTGGTAAGTGTCGAAATACACCAAGTAATTCGGGTATCTGAATACCAAATTTCAACCAGAATCCAATTAGCGAAAAAGTAATACGTCCGGAACAATCAAACAGAAGACCAGGAACTTGACAAATTAACTTTCCCAATTGTTGATCAGTCAAGCCCAACCCGTTCAAGAAGCATATGAGCTTGAATAAGTGATTCCAATCTACGAAATTTCCATTCAATTGCTCCTCAATCCAACTATATTCAACTCCTGTTTTCTTTAATTCctcaaaaacttgaaaaaattcCTTGTGTACATTCCCAATCAAAAGATGAGGACTCGCACAAACAAGCTTGACAACAGTACACTGATCTATCCCAACCCCGTGAAAAGAAGCAAGTTTCAAGTCCAAAACTCCAGAATCATATCTAAAAACTTCTGGAGCTTCAGCAAAAATCCTTCCTATCttatttcttgaaataccaTAATTACACAAGACGTGATAGTTATCAAGCAACCTATAATCATCATTCAAAAAGATGAGATCTCTAGGAAGAAATGGCAAGTACTGACAAGGTTTCAGACCAATACTCTCAAAGAATGGTTCAAATTCATTGATGGGATGATATCGCAAGAATCGAGTTAAAGAACGTCtaatatcattttcattatcaattCTTCGTAATAagttggaaagaaaaaaaggtGAGTTTTTACTCATATGTTCAGCATCCATAAACTGCAAACTTCTAGTAGAATGCAAGTAGTCTAGCAAAGCAGCTTGTGCTTCCTTCTTCACTGCACGAGGTATatgacattcttcttcttcttgtttcaATTTAGATTTTTTAGCAGTTGCATAAAACCTGACCTTTTGGAAGGAACCAAAAATGGGTCTAGAATTGTTAAAAACATAACCCCATTTGAGAATTAATGGAGTTGTCAGTTTCTGCAAATGCTTCATCAATGGAACGACAAGGATAAATCTCTCTAAGATTTCAACAAATCACTTCACTTTCGATTCTGCGGGAAAGGGTTTGAGTTGGCAAAGTAAGACCACACAAGGGTTTTGCGAGAAAATTAAGGTCAAATAAGTCtcgtttttgtttttgttaacaaATTAAGAGCCCGTCAAATACTTTCTAAATGTAATTAAGgaccaaattaatatttttaaaactttctaattttttataaaataccaaaaaaaaaatactttttaattcaaatcaaattatttataaagaaaaatcttTTGATCTCCTCTCCTCTcatctctctcttcttttcttcatcttcttccttagaAATTCGGAAATTCATCGTTACTCTTCCTCTCCAGTCTTCCATTactctctcatctttctgaTCTCTAATCGTGTTCGACTAGAAATGGGTAAGTTATTTATTGAAATACTTCACaatttttaaagtgtttttcttgaattaatGAACAGTAAAATGTCCTGTAGGTGTAAAAACTTAATAATCTACTTGATGGTgtgtattatttatcatttttgaaagaaaatcagCCAACTCAAGAAATCCTTATTTTGAGGAAATGTATTTATAATGTTATCATTCagtgaaaagtcattttttgttgttgttgctgttcttttttttggccattttgttGATAAGGTTTTAGCGTATGTTGCCACATTTTAGTGATATGTTGGTCatctgttgccacatatgatTCAAATGATGCAATAATCTGTACAAATGAGTCAACATATGATGTATCTTTCGCTACATAAGACGTATATATTGCACAATAGCAGgcacatatgtggcaacataatgTTAATTTATCGCAACAGACTAGCCATCGGTTGCAACATActgcaaatattattttataataaattgtaaaattgatatgttgatcatctgTTGCCACATAAGATTCAAAGGTTGCAATAATCTATACAGATGTATCAACATATGATGCATCTGTTCCTACATAAGATGGATATGTTGCACAATAGCAGatacatatgtggcaacataatgTTAATTTATCGCAACATActgctattattattttataataattgtaaaatttcaatatttttttatttaccttgTAGATGAAATGATACAAGAAGTTTCATCCATGACAATAACTCAATCTTCTAACATGAAATGCTCTTTTTGTATATACGAAGAATGTGAGCagcaacatgattattttattagttgtgTAAAAAAACTCaatgatatttttaagaaaatgtctcATAATATTGATGTGCAAAGATCCAAGAAGACTTCACAGCCTTTGAAATTTAAGAGGTTGGAAAAATCTATTTCTCAAACACTTTCTATGATTattgagaagaaagaaaaggagaagaaggcaaagAAGGAAGAGGAAAAGGAAAAGGACAAGAATGCAAAGGAAGAGAATGAGAAGAAAGcagaggaggagaaggagagggagaagaaggcaaatgaagagaaggagaaggagaagaaggcaaaacaggagaaggagaaggagaagaagaagaagacaaaggagatggaaaaggagaaggagaaggagaaggagaagcagAAAAAAAACGAAAGCgaaaaagaaagggaagaaagtcGAAGTTGTCAGTTGTGATGTGAAGTGACAATGTCCATTTCAAGGTTTTAACATTGACGGCGAGGGTCCAACTAAACTAATATCATCCTTTTTGCAAAGTAAGTAAAGTAAAGCAAGTAAAGTCGTTCAACTATTATTAGAATTTCTTCTTGTTGTCcaatatataatgatttataatgattaCACAATTACAGAGGAAACAAGGAGGATCACTACTTAGTCAATTGCtcaaaacttgaatttgaaGAACTTGATTTAGTAGTTACATTTCCAATGAATAAGGACTGATTCTACGTAATGTCTCAACCCAATAGGTGTTGGAATGATGAGGTAAATCCATGCTCACTTCTATATGTACTTTTAGTACATGAATGTATGATTAAATTGATACACTTGTTTGATGCATGTGTGCAGTATGTGGATGTCATATTTTACTATTTGCTTAAGAAGTTGAAGCAAAAGATTCAGTCTGATTATCAATATACCACCACtagttgtttttttaaaatatacattgACAATTCTAGTGAATATGAGGATAAAATTATTGACATAATGAAATGGTCTGCTATACCTTCTGGAATGCCTTGGCACTTGACGGATGATGTTTATGTCTCTGTAAATAGTAATGGAGAATTCCATTAGATCTTGGCAGTCGTTGGATTGAAGGAACGGTGCATAAAAGTGTACGATTCCATGTCCTCAAATAGGTCTAATAGAAAAATATCCTCTGAGATTCAAAAGATGGCTACAATGTTGCCAAAGTACCTTGAGTTGAGTGGATTTTTTGAGCAAAATAAGCGAACCAACTGGTCAGATTTTAATTGTTACCAAGGAAAGAACAAATCTCACCCATTCGAAGTCATTCATGTTACTGTATTGCCCAACAAGAAAGAAGTAGTTTGTAAgtatcacaatattattttgtcttacGACTATCAAAATGTAATGTCATTATATTTTCTGATGCAGAGATTGTGGAATTTTTGTTGCTGCATACACTGAGTATTTGAGTGATGGATTACAAGTACCATCAGTGAAATTAGTGCTGACGCCCTTCGCTTGAGATATGCTTCACTCCTATAGAATTATGGAATTGTAAAGGCTCGAAATGGTTACGTTAGTAACAATGAAGACCCACAGATGCGTA encodes the following:
- the LOC101244846 gene encoding transcription termination factor MTEF18, mitochondrial-like, producing the protein MKHLQKLTTPLILKWGYVFNNSRPIFGSFQKVRFYATAKKSKLKQEEEECHIPRAVKKEAQAALLDYLHSTRSLQFMDAEHMSKNSPFFLSNLLRRIDNENDIRRSLTRFLRYHPINEFEPFFESIGLKPCQYLPFLPRDLIFLNDDYRLLDNYHVLCNYGISRNKIGRIFAEAPEVFRYDSGVLDLKLASFHGVGIDQCTVVKLVCASPHLLIGNVHKEFFQVFEELKKTGVEYSWIEEQLNGNFVDWNHLFKLICFLNGLGLTDQQLGKLICQVPGLLFDCSGRITFSLIGFWLKFGIQIPELLGVFRHLPQIPISTFVFNMRQGYQFLIEIEMPVLEIGNIIHSYPTLLGSCVLKKATSLLTTLNTGKKRLCSVIKENPEFLRNLVRGAKVERLPIAEEELRSKMMKTKFLLDLGFAENSSEMEKALKLFRGKGVELQERFDCLVNAGLNRKHVASVLKIYPQILNQRKEVLEAKIDFLLNKLGLPLSTLVSFPSYLNYTIPRTTLRVSMYNWLKDQGKVDPTLSLSTIIACSEKLFMKTYVNPHPKGLEVWQDLKREIYPD